In one Butyrivibrio proteoclasticus B316 genomic region, the following are encoded:
- a CDS encoding LacI family DNA-binding transcriptional regulator produces MVSIKDVAREAGVAISTVSKVLNNYPNVSEATRQKVNEVVDRLGFVPNTVAASLSSKKTGRVALLLKLNLDTSASDEINMQYISGAIHKAKELQMDVITVFTSMIEDMNVDEVTNYFESQGIRGIIIYGITTKDKVLHKLIDSGRFKIVVVDAPMVNESTSCVGVDNQKAQYDIAKKTITENKCKKILYLSGEDNGYVTAQRLEGIKQLCAEKKLKLTVRCGNFSELRARELTMRFSKNNDCVVCASDLMAIGAMKALIDMDIFRPVCGFDGIILMGYVGKQMNTVKQDFVQISERAIEELNRLLSGESGRRVIMPHTLVRMKYEDIIR; encoded by the coding sequence ATGGTTTCTATTAAAGATGTAGCCAGAGAAGCAGGGGTAGCAATATCCACTGTTTCCAAGGTTTTAAATAATTATCCTAATGTGAGCGAGGCTACCAGACAGAAGGTCAATGAGGTTGTTGACAGACTTGGATTTGTGCCAAATACAGTGGCAGCAAGCCTTTCATCCAAGAAGACCGGAAGAGTAGCTCTTTTACTAAAGCTCAATCTTGATACATCAGCCAGCGATGAGATAAACATGCAGTATATATCAGGTGCCATTCACAAGGCCAAAGAGCTTCAGATGGATGTGATAACCGTGTTTACGTCTATGATAGAGGATATGAATGTAGATGAGGTTACAAACTACTTTGAATCGCAGGGGATCAGGGGAATCATAATATACGGAATAACAACCAAAGACAAGGTCCTTCATAAGCTCATTGATAGTGGAAGATTTAAGATTGTAGTAGTAGATGCACCTATGGTCAATGAGAGCACTTCCTGTGTGGGCGTAGATAACCAAAAAGCTCAGTATGATATTGCCAAAAAGACAATAACAGAAAACAAATGTAAGAAAATCCTGTATTTATCAGGTGAAGATAATGGTTATGTCACAGCACAGAGGCTCGAGGGAATAAAACAGTTGTGCGCAGAAAAAAAGCTTAAGCTGACTGTCAGATGCGGAAATTTCTCAGAACTAAGAGCAAGAGAGCTGACAATGCGCTTTTCCAAGAATAATGACTGCGTAGTATGCGCTTCAGATCTTATGGCTATCGGTGCCATGAAGGCCCTTATAGATATGGATATTTTCAGACCTGTATGCGGCTTTGACGGAATAATCCTTATGGGATACGTTGGCAAGCAGATGAATACAGTTAAGCAGGACTTTGTACAGATATCAGAAAGAGCCATCGAGGAGCTCAACAGGCTATTATCCGGTGAGAGCGGACGCAGGGTCATAATGCCACATACGCTTGTCAGGATGAAGTATGAAGACATTATAAGGTAA
- a CDS encoding sensor domain-containing diguanylate cyclase, which translates to MGDRLTIIRRQLKRAGARAIIILIVVPLLFCVIAAIILRNFLNDYYEMIHYEDTIKASDLAEDFNPYLNAVSILVESAAEGAEYLVAKRADYDEIHKYLEDISSRRSSTIFNDTDGIYGSINGVYNDGYNWTPYEGYDPRERIWYQEAIEAGGRSVMVEPYVDARTGDIIVTVAKALSDGKDVVAADINLGNFQALTEKLADEYNNHEVMVMDKEGYVITSSFADELGENYAIASSADRVSFYNNWNNSNGKSFVTNWEDKKYLVSYQPIEFGWTAFTIADVDSLYRTLENFTYICIIVIIVIAFAIIVIIFEMTSRRVRADNDLESLKAIANIYTSLHKINFDEDTFEQIMCHNYMANAAIGDVRSEPQKMGFKIASLVTEQRSLDDMMEFVDFSTLNTRLEGKDTIAIEFLGYEHLWHRARFIVVDRHPDRTIKTALFAVELIDDEKRYRDELQYLAETDQLTGITNRGSGEKKIKKIMRLGKGGMFVLFDVDKFKSINDTFGHETGDLVLIAIADKMKHSFREKDIIMRLGGDEFAAFVPGICNRDEGEPVVSRFIEAIESINIPETEGRKINVSVGVAFYQVDDTYGFDELYKRADGCSYESKKTQGCTVTFYTKWFEEQ; encoded by the coding sequence ATGGGAGATAGGCTAACAATTATAAGAAGACAGCTCAAACGAGCCGGAGCAAGGGCTATTATTATCCTGATAGTAGTGCCTTTGCTTTTCTGCGTCATTGCAGCCATTATACTCAGGAATTTCCTTAATGATTATTATGAGATGATACACTATGAAGATACTATCAAAGCTTCAGATCTTGCGGAGGACTTTAATCCATATCTTAATGCCGTGAGCATTCTGGTTGAATCGGCAGCAGAAGGCGCCGAATACTTAGTTGCTAAAAGAGCTGATTATGATGAAATACATAAGTATCTGGAAGATATTTCATCAAGAAGATCAAGCACTATATTTAATGATACTGACGGTATTTATGGAAGCATAAATGGCGTTTATAACGATGGCTATAACTGGACACCGTATGAAGGATATGATCCCCGTGAACGAATCTGGTATCAGGAGGCTATAGAGGCTGGCGGACGGTCAGTAATGGTAGAGCCTTATGTTGATGCCAGAACAGGAGACATTATAGTAACTGTTGCCAAGGCTCTTTCTGATGGCAAGGATGTTGTTGCAGCAGATATCAATCTGGGTAACTTCCAGGCACTGACAGAGAAACTTGCAGATGAATACAACAACCATGAAGTCATGGTAATGGATAAAGAGGGATATGTTATTACAAGTTCATTTGCCGATGAGCTTGGAGAGAATTACGCTATAGCGTCATCAGCCGATAGAGTGAGCTTTTACAACAACTGGAATAATAGCAATGGAAAATCATTTGTAACCAATTGGGAAGACAAAAAATATCTTGTTTCATATCAGCCAATCGAGTTTGGATGGACAGCTTTTACCATTGCTGATGTAGATAGTCTGTACAGAACTTTGGAAAATTTCACATATATTTGCATCATAGTAATTATAGTGATCGCCTTTGCTATTATAGTCATTATTTTTGAGATGACCAGCAGAAGAGTGAGAGCTGATAATGACCTGGAGAGCCTTAAAGCTATTGCAAATATCTATACTTCACTTCATAAGATCAATTTTGATGAAGATACTTTCGAGCAGATAATGTGTCATAACTATATGGCTAATGCTGCTATTGGGGATGTCAGATCTGAACCGCAAAAGATGGGATTCAAGATAGCCAGTCTTGTTACTGAGCAAAGATCACTTGATGATATGATGGAATTCGTGGATTTTAGCACGCTTAATACAAGATTGGAAGGAAAAGATACTATAGCAATAGAATTTCTGGGATATGAGCACTTGTGGCACAGGGCCAGATTCATAGTTGTGGACAGACACCCGGACAGAACAATTAAGACAGCTCTTTTTGCGGTAGAGCTTATTGATGATGAAAAGAGATACAGAGATGAGCTTCAGTACCTTGCTGAGACAGATCAGTTGACTGGTATCACCAACAGAGGAAGCGGAGAAAAGAAGATCAAGAAGATCATGCGCCTTGGCAAGGGTGGAATGTTCGTTTTGTTTGATGTGGATAAGTTTAAGAGTATTAATGATACCTTTGGACATGAAACAGGCGACCTGGTTTTGATTGCTATTGCGGATAAGATGAAGCATTCATTCAGAGAAAAAGACATTATCATGAGACTTGGCGGTGATGAATTTGCAGCCTTTGTTCCGGGAATCTGCAACAGAGACGAGGGAGAGCCTGTAGTTTCCAGATTTATAGAAGCTATTGAGAGTATTAATATTCCTGAGACAGAAGGCAGAAAGATTAATGTCAGTGTCGGTGTTGCCTTCTATCAGGTCGATGATACCTACGGCTTTGATGAGCTTTATAAAAGAGCAGATGGCTGTTCTTATGAGAGTAAGAAAACTCAGGGCTGTACTGTGACATTCTATACTAAGTGGTTTGAAGAACAATAG
- a CDS encoding SGNH/GDSL hydrolase family protein: MKKRLLPVLVALVLLTGCGNDGNIADQAVSNMAQSAEVVAEASLDTGKNLETDNANKNLSSEADKQIESDHANTGKTTDKKVVSDSNSDKDSNLNSDNKVNKSSKDSSADASEQSLQLEPQQATSQATSQATSQDTPQVVPQKPDYGRIIFTGDSRTVDMFYSDRNEIWGESFDGIPVYCRDACQSDYMINAVNSYGMDNFDTLVTWMGCNDYGNFSPYESFYNNLLQQGKNIVVCTVGPTDNNTLANDFDREYYTNERQIAYNSSLISWANSNNVKIIDLYTYISGNANLYINTEDGIHYMPQPTTDIWNYILAQIR, from the coding sequence ATGAAAAAGAGATTGTTGCCGGTGCTTGTTGCACTGGTTCTACTGACAGGTTGTGGAAATGATGGGAACATTGCAGATCAGGCAGTTTCAAACATGGCGCAATCTGCCGAGGTGGTAGCAGAGGCCAGTTTAGATACCGGTAAAAATTTAGAAACGGATAATGCGAATAAAAACTTAAGTTCAGAGGCGGATAAGCAAATTGAATCTGATCATGCCAATACCGGTAAAACTACAGATAAAAAAGTAGTTTCAGATAGTAATTCAGATAAAGACAGTAACTTAAATTCAGATAATAAAGTGAACAAGTCATCTAAAGATAGCAGTGCAGATGCATCTGAGCAGAGCCTTCAGTTAGAGCCACAGCAGGCTACTTCTCAGGCTACTTCTCAGGCTACTTCTCAGGATACTCCTCAGGTTGTTCCTCAAAAGCCTGACTACGGCAGGATTATTTTTACAGGTGACTCAAGAACAGTAGATATGTTCTATTCTGACAGGAATGAAATATGGGGTGAATCCTTTGATGGAATTCCTGTATATTGCAGGGATGCGTGTCAGAGTGACTACATGATAAATGCAGTTAATTCCTATGGAATGGACAATTTTGACACCCTTGTGACCTGGATGGGGTGCAATGATTACGGCAATTTTAGCCCCTATGAATCTTTTTACAATAACCTCCTTCAGCAGGGTAAAAATATAGTGGTTTGTACAGTAGGACCAACAGATAATAATACTCTTGCAAACGATTTCGACAGGGAGTATTACACGAATGAAAGGCAGATTGCCTATAACTCTTCGCTGATCAGTTGGGCAAACAGTAACAATGTTAAGATCATAGATCTTTATACATACATCTCGGGAAACGCCAATCTTTATATTAATACTGAGGACGGAATTCATTATATGCCGCAGCCTACAACGGATATTTGGAACTATATCCTCGCTCAGATCAGATGA
- a CDS encoding ABC transporter permease, translating into MKTNEKRHRGRISQTFIYLGKLFRMFLFQNDWKVLPMSAVIAGLVAFAVGSNIYKTMEGTLTGTFALTCVCIWNGFFNSIQVICRERAIVKREHRSGLHISSYISAHMIYQAILCILQVVIMIFVCMNLGVVMPGKSLVTPWPIVDVGITLFLVTYCADMLALLVSAFARTTTAAMTIMPFLLIVQLLFSGGFFNLPKEAMPFTNLTATKWGLTALCVQGDYNSLPMVTIWNSAVKMKNIEVEGEKPLLEVLQYIENNDMRDDILMETAKQNQKPEYNFDIDILTRCWTWLITWTILYLVVTIIALERIDKDKR; encoded by the coding sequence ATGAAAACAAACGAGAAAAGGCATAGAGGACGTATTTCGCAGACCTTTATCTATCTTGGTAAGCTATTTAGAATGTTTCTTTTCCAGAATGACTGGAAAGTTTTGCCAATGTCAGCGGTAATTGCAGGGCTTGTGGCCTTTGCGGTTGGAAGTAACATTTATAAGACAATGGAAGGAACGCTGACTGGGACCTTCGCTCTTACCTGCGTGTGCATTTGGAATGGCTTTTTTAATTCAATTCAGGTAATCTGCAGGGAAAGAGCTATTGTTAAAAGAGAACACAGATCTGGGCTGCATATAAGCTCATATATTTCTGCACACATGATATATCAGGCTATCCTGTGTATTTTGCAGGTTGTGATAATGATCTTTGTGTGCATGAACCTTGGCGTTGTCATGCCGGGAAAGAGTCTTGTTACCCCGTGGCCTATTGTAGATGTTGGAATTACGCTGTTTTTGGTTACTTATTGCGCAGATATGCTCGCACTTTTGGTATCAGCTTTTGCGAGGACAACCACTGCAGCTATGACTATCATGCCATTTCTTTTGATAGTTCAGCTCTTGTTTTCCGGTGGATTTTTTAACCTGCCCAAAGAGGCAATGCCTTTTACAAACCTTACGGCAACTAAATGGGGGCTTACAGCTCTTTGCGTTCAGGGAGATTATAATTCGCTTCCAATGGTCACCATTTGGAATAGCGCTGTTAAGATGAAGAATATTGAGGTAGAGGGCGAAAAACCGCTCCTTGAGGTGCTGCAGTACATAGAAAACAACGATATGCGCGATGATATCTTAATGGAGACAGCCAAGCAGAACCAGAAGCCTGAGTACAACTTTGATATAGATATTTTGACAAGATGCTGGACGTGGCTGATCACCTGGACTATCCTTTATCTTGTGGTAACGATAATTGCGCTGGAGCGCATAGACAAAGACAAGAGATAG
- a CDS encoding ATP-binding cassette domain-containing protein, with translation MQLYFGEGINIIAFLMTTIGYLLIFGKCGVKRYWALIPVAREYHLGVCADKEEEGKQYSILVAIMDVISIAYLWLDDTDIRAIVILLVFLFAFAIAKYIYLARIYNGLAGVFGKSKKWVAPLVFFEAIMILYWGISPKFMPKKKVDDLTLAKQAKTLGTDIESIKDGLTVNITERAVIDFFKKKVLLKDIHMCIPKGHMVLLLGGSGAGKTTYLNAITGYEKADASIKLGDNDIYEDYAGMMYDIGFVPQQDLMRGNDTVALTLSDAATLRLPASVPFAERNKRINEVLEQFGLTAVKNNLVEKLSGGQRKRLSIAMEFISDPSLFILDEPDSGLDGVVARSLFEKLRAIADEGKIVVVITHTPDRVIDLFDDVIVLAKDSARTGRLAYYGQVKEAYEFFGKSSMEEILLSINQKEEGGEGRADEFVEKYADYLREMVG, from the coding sequence ATGCAATTATATTTTGGGGAAGGAATAAATATAATAGCGTTTCTTATGACAACGATCGGCTACTTGCTGATTTTTGGAAAGTGCGGGGTAAAAAGGTACTGGGCTCTCATTCCGGTTGCAAGAGAATACCATTTGGGAGTATGCGCTGACAAAGAAGAAGAGGGAAAACAATACTCAATTCTGGTAGCGATCATGGATGTGATCAGTATTGCGTATCTTTGGCTCGATGACACGGACATAAGGGCTATCGTGATACTGCTCGTATTCTTGTTTGCTTTTGCAATAGCCAAATACATATATCTTGCAAGAATTTACAATGGACTTGCAGGTGTTTTTGGAAAATCAAAAAAATGGGTTGCGCCACTAGTTTTTTTTGAGGCAATAATGATCTTGTATTGGGGAATTTCTCCAAAATTTATGCCAAAGAAAAAAGTTGACGACTTAACCCTTGCTAAACAGGCCAAAACTCTTGGAACGGATATTGAGAGCATTAAGGATGGACTTACCGTCAACATTACTGAGCGGGCAGTTATAGATTTTTTTAAAAAGAAAGTGCTTCTTAAGGACATTCATATGTGCATCCCCAAAGGACATATGGTCCTGTTACTTGGTGGATCCGGTGCCGGGAAGACCACATATCTGAATGCCATTACAGGTTACGAGAAGGCAGATGCTTCAATTAAGCTTGGAGACAACGATATTTATGAGGATTATGCCGGCATGATGTATGATATTGGCTTTGTTCCTCAGCAGGACCTTATGCGCGGCAATGATACCGTAGCCCTTACACTTTCTGACGCAGCCACATTGAGGTTGCCTGCAAGTGTTCCTTTTGCAGAAAGAAATAAACGAATTAACGAAGTGTTAGAGCAGTTCGGCTTGACAGCAGTTAAGAATAATCTTGTCGAAAAACTCTCCGGAGGACAGCGGAAAAGACTTTCAATCGCCATGGAGTTTATATCTGATCCATCTCTTTTCATACTTGATGAGCCGGATTCCGGCCTCGATGGAGTAGTGGCAAGAAGTCTTTTTGAGAAGCTTCGGGCAATCGCAGATGAAGGAAAGATTGTAGTTGTTATCACGCATACTCCTGACAGAGTCATAGATCTTTTTGATGATGTTATTGTCCTTGCCAAGGATAGCGCCAGAACCGGACGCCTTGCTTATTATGGTCAGGTAAAAGAGGCATATGAGTTCTTCGGAAAGTCGTCAATGGAGGAGATTCTTCTCTCAATCAATCAAAAAGAAGAAGGCGGCGAAGGCAGGGCTGACGAATTTGTTGAAAAATATGCCGATTATCTAAGAGAAATGGTGGGGTGA
- a CDS encoding acyltransferase family protein yields MDKKVRNSNFELLRILAIVLIVLFHIQLHGPQTRINDGAFADPVFFKQLFLLDAGNTFGMIGNALFIMISGYFLVENLGVDLGKISGKLLLEVGFATVLLTIVSTVIAGRSSDLSARNLVGFYIFNDEWWFTGYYILVVVIGKVFLNKFLSRLEAKEYAGFLLALFAIDQFHWSSYIFEGIANGIRTLMIGVFFYALGGYIKKYNPFSHIRLYVLFLVIAVTYLLRYISNYNVTSMNIAQYLSNEEQYGFMQTTPQFANHDITVVIVTVCLFELFRRIHMPNSKVINYLGKSTLMIYFMHENDLFISFYKMDSWIGTLSEHVDQFVLKWFWWALVGIVIGVLTYTSYVLLGITCKKCRFLVVKE; encoded by the coding sequence ATGGATAAAAAAGTTAGAAATTCAAATTTTGAGCTCTTAAGGATTCTTGCAATTGTTTTGATAGTTCTTTTCCACATTCAGTTGCATGGGCCTCAGACGAGAATAAATGATGGTGCTTTTGCTGATCCGGTATTTTTCAAGCAGCTCTTTCTCCTGGATGCCGGTAATACCTTCGGAATGATTGGAAATGCATTATTTATAATGATTTCCGGATACTTTTTGGTTGAAAATTTAGGTGTTGATCTTGGGAAGATTTCCGGGAAGCTTTTATTAGAGGTGGGCTTTGCAACAGTTCTTTTGACAATAGTATCAACAGTTATTGCTGGTAGAAGCAGTGACCTTTCAGCTCGTAATCTGGTTGGCTTCTACATTTTTAACGACGAATGGTGGTTCACCGGATATTACATCCTGGTTGTTGTGATTGGAAAAGTTTTTTTGAATAAGTTTTTATCAAGACTTGAAGCTAAGGAATATGCAGGCTTTTTGCTTGCTTTGTTCGCGATAGATCAGTTCCATTGGTCTTCCTACATTTTTGAGGGAATAGCAAACGGAATCAGAACTTTGATGATAGGTGTTTTCTTTTATGCACTTGGCGGATATATCAAGAAATATAATCCCTTTAGTCACATTCGACTTTACGTCTTGTTCCTTGTGATTGCTGTTACATACCTTCTTAGGTACATTTCCAATTACAATGTTACTTCAATGAATATTGCACAGTATCTTTCAAACGAAGAACAGTATGGCTTTATGCAGACAACTCCTCAATTTGCTAATCACGACATCACCGTTGTGATAGTCACTGTATGCTTATTTGAATTATTTAGGCGAATTCATATGCCAAATAGTAAAGTTATCAACTATCTGGGTAAATCAACGCTGATGATTTATTTCATGCATGAAAACGATCTTTTCATCAGCTTTTACAAGATGGATTCCTGGATTGGAACTCTGTCAGAGCATGTTGATCAGTTTGTTCTCAAGTGGTTTTGGTGGGCTCTTGTTGGTATAGTGATCGGTGTTTTGACCTATACATCGTATGTACTTTTGGGGATCACCTGCAAGAAGTGCAGATTTTTGGTGGTAAAAGAATAA
- a CDS encoding glycoside hydrolase family 25 protein — protein MKKDFDSDDFDFEEKGGIGPIAIGGAVILLVLVIGIIVLLIQKPTKPREENDNLFEEVESGIEISTELASDEGTALLTSDEPTDNSSQSDSIHNTEEAGSASSVDDSDGDLQESVKAATGAEIDITQIVSASSVSENSNITNGIDVSRFQGTIDWGQVAGSGIDFAMVRVGYRDSKTGEIKADTNAKFNMQEAEKNGIKVGAYFFSTAVSNAEAIEEANWVTNYIAKYSITYPVGYNCEGFENAASRQVNLTQDERSAIALTFLDTIYNAGYTPIFYASRSELAGDAKWNTSQIQQKYKIWMAWYDQDTQNLAKGPSYDGQCAMWQYTSMGTVPGINGKVDIDVAYFGYNGTETAKDTSERETASADVEALMNFDAVDETVTAKNSTNLRNKPSQGSDSTVMVTLENGQTAQRTGVSASGWSRVIYEGNTYYAVSSFLTTDLSAPKQESAPAVQETSGFKTKFTDCSETVTAKDVVNLRNKPSVTDEDSQVIASLSSGETALRTGINNEYGWSRVEYNGQTLYCVSSYLRVVE, from the coding sequence ATGAAAAAAGACTTTGACAGCGATGATTTTGACTTTGAAGAAAAGGGAGGAATTGGTCCTATTGCTATTGGTGGCGCAGTAATACTGCTGGTATTAGTTATAGGCATCATAGTATTACTGATCCAAAAGCCGACTAAGCCTCGGGAAGAAAATGACAATTTGTTTGAAGAAGTAGAGTCAGGGATAGAAATCAGCACAGAGTTAGCTTCTGATGAGGGAACAGCTCTTTTGACTAGTGATGAGCCTACAGATAATAGTAGCCAGAGCGATAGCATTCATAATACAGAAGAAGCAGGAAGTGCTTCAAGTGTTGATGATAGCGATGGTGATCTGCAGGAATCTGTTAAGGCAGCTACAGGTGCTGAGATTGATATAACTCAGATTGTAAGCGCCAGTAGCGTTTCTGAGAATTCCAATATTACTAATGGAATAGATGTTTCCAGATTTCAGGGAACAATTGACTGGGGACAGGTTGCAGGAAGCGGCATTGATTTTGCAATGGTAAGAGTGGGCTACAGGGATTCCAAGACGGGCGAGATAAAGGCTGATACAAATGCCAAATTCAATATGCAGGAAGCGGAAAAAAATGGAATAAAAGTCGGAGCATACTTTTTTTCCACTGCTGTCAGTAATGCTGAGGCCATAGAGGAAGCTAACTGGGTGACCAATTATATAGCCAAATATTCTATAACATATCCTGTTGGCTATAACTGCGAAGGTTTTGAAAATGCAGCAAGCAGGCAGGTTAACCTGACACAGGATGAGAGGAGTGCTATCGCGCTGACTTTTTTGGATACCATATATAATGCGGGCTATACTCCAATCTTTTACGCTTCAAGAAGTGAACTTGCGGGCGACGCCAAATGGAACACCTCACAGATTCAGCAAAAATACAAGATATGGATGGCCTGGTATGATCAGGATACCCAAAATCTGGCAAAGGGTCCATCTTATGACGGACAGTGCGCTATGTGGCAGTATACCAGTATGGGCACAGTTCCCGGTATAAATGGTAAGGTTGATATAGATGTTGCTTATTTTGGCTACAATGGAACAGAAACTGCCAAAGACACATCTGAGAGGGAAACAGCTTCTGCAGATGTTGAGGCACTTATGAATTTCGATGCAGTCGATGAGACAGTAACTGCCAAGAATAGTACTAATCTTAGAAATAAGCCAAGCCAGGGAAGTGACAGTACTGTAATGGTGACTTTGGAAAATGGCCAGACAGCTCAGAGAACTGGTGTTAGTGCAAGCGGCTGGAGCAGAGTGATTTATGAAGGAAATACCTATTATGCTGTTTCAAGTTTCCTGACAACAGACTTAAGTGCGCCTAAGCAGGAGTCAGCTCCAGCAGTGCAGGAAACTTCAGGATTTAAGACTAAATTCACTGATTGTAGTGAGACAGTCACAGCCAAGGATGTAGTTAATCTGCGTAACAAACCAAGTGTAACAGATGAAGATTCTCAGGTCATTGCAAGCTTGTCATCCGGAGAGACTGCGCTTAGAACAGGCATAAATAACGAATATGGGTGGTCACGTGTTGAGTATAATGGACAGACATTATACTGCGTAAGCAGCTATTTGAGAGTAGTGGAATAG
- a CDS encoding GGDEF domain-containing protein: MRIRKIKRTTKYTLLIITLMILFNLAFGVILSKAALKAMRAQIDERMLDISNTAAAMINGDDLAKMTADDQGSPEYQRVMENLTYFQDNIELSYIYCIMQVGEREFVFGVDPTIENPGEFGSPIVYTDALYNASKGKADVDDEPYEDDWGKFYSAYSPVYDSNGDVAGIVAVDFEARWYQNRIKQLGTITIGFTVLAFVFSLGLSVIIATRFRKSFMHLYKKMNDLSVGIETLVHEVAPESETEDYTSLASIESKNGFGDAVDLLGDKINVMQARLAKQIEVIRSRAYVDSLTGLNNRTSYEEYVNRLEKKLIDGLRISFSVVVFDINQLKAVNDTFGHEYGDMVIVSVAKDISRFFEGHRIYRIGGDEFVCILEDVDPSVNIERIREEVDKKNLESPILHDSSFEIGVSIGCATYDPAVDYGYMEVFNRADTAMYADKRAFYQTHQDRRNKESEHK, translated from the coding sequence ATGCGCATAAGAAAAATTAAAAGGACAACTAAATATACACTGCTTATCATAACACTTATGATACTGTTTAATTTGGCTTTTGGCGTGATCCTTTCTAAGGCTGCGCTGAAAGCTATGAGAGCGCAAATTGATGAGCGAATGCTTGATATCTCTAATACAGCAGCTGCCATGATAAATGGTGATGATCTGGCTAAAATGACAGCTGATGATCAGGGGTCTCCGGAGTATCAGAGAGTTATGGAGAATCTGACATATTTTCAGGATAATATTGAGCTTTCGTACATATATTGCATAATGCAGGTAGGTGAAAGAGAGTTTGTTTTCGGAGTTGATCCCACAATAGAGAATCCGGGAGAGTTCGGCTCGCCTATTGTTTATACTGATGCACTTTATAATGCCAGTAAGGGTAAGGCAGATGTTGATGATGAGCCTTATGAGGATGATTGGGGCAAGTTTTACAGTGCCTATTCTCCTGTATATGATTCAAACGGAGATGTGGCCGGAATTGTGGCTGTTGACTTTGAGGCCAGGTGGTATCAGAACAGAATTAAACAGCTTGGAACTATAACAATCGGCTTTACAGTATTAGCTTTTGTATTCAGCCTTGGGCTATCTGTTATAATTGCTACTCGCTTTAGAAAGAGCTTTATGCATTTATACAAAAAGATGAATGATCTGTCTGTTGGAATAGAGACTTTGGTCCATGAGGTGGCGCCTGAGTCAGAAACTGAGGATTATACTTCACTTGCAAGCATTGAGAGTAAAAATGGCTTTGGCGATGCTGTGGATCTTTTGGGCGACAAGATCAATGTCATGCAGGCAAGACTTGCCAAGCAGATAGAGGTTATCCGATCCCGTGCTTATGTTGATAGCCTTACAGGACTTAACAACAGAACTTCCTATGAAGAATATGTAAATCGTTTGGAAAAGAAATTGATAGATGGCCTCAGGATATCTTTTTCTGTAGTTGTTTTTGACATTAATCAGTTGAAAGCTGTGAACGATACTTTTGGCCATGAATATGGCGATATGGTCATTGTTTCTGTGGCAAAGGACATCAGCAGATTTTTTGAAGGACATAGAATATACCGTATCGGCGGCGATGAATTTGTTTGTATTCTGGAAGATGTTGATCCATCTGTAAACATTGAAAGAATCAGAGAAGAGGTTGATAAGAAAAATCTGGAATCACCGATATTGCATGATTCAAGCTTTGAAATCGGGGTTTCAATCGGGTGTGCAACATATGATCCGGCAGTAGATTATGGTTATATGGAGGTGTTTAATAGGGCAGATACAGCAATGTACGCTGACAAACGTGCTTTTTATCAGACGCATCAGGATAGGAGAAATAAAGAGTCTGAGCATAAATAG